The Miscanthus floridulus cultivar M001 chromosome 7, ASM1932011v1, whole genome shotgun sequence genome includes a region encoding these proteins:
- the LOC136465517 gene encoding uncharacterized mitochondrial protein AtMg00810-like, translating into MVLTGSSSALLQRIVDRLRAEFAIKDLSELRFFLGIDVKRTASGFYLSQKRYAEAVLDRAGMMNCKPAPAPIDAKGKLSADGAPIDDATSYRSLAGALQYLTVTRLDLAFAVQQACLHMHDPRVPHQALLKRILRYVRGTSSMGLHLCGSRNLSITAYSDADWAGCPDTRRSTSGFCVFLGDALVSWSSKR; encoded by the coding sequence aTGGTGCTCACCGGATCGAGTTCGGCTCTCCTACAACGCATCGTCGACCGTCTTCGGGCTGAGTTCGCGATCAAAGATCTCAGCGAGCTTCGCTTCTTCCTCGGCATCGACGTCAAGCGTACAGCGTCAGGCTTCTATCTATCGCAGAAGCGGTACGCTGAAGCTGTTCTCGATCGCGCTGGCATGATGAATtgcaaaccagcaccagcaccaattGACGCAAAGGGGAAGCTGTCGGCGGATGGTGCTCCGATCGACGACGCTACCTCCTACCGGAGCTTGGCCGGGGCGCTGCAGTACCTCACCGTGACGCGCCTAGACTTGGCGTTCGCGGTGCAGCAGGCATGCCTGCATATGCATGATCCGCGCGTTCCACACCAAGCTTTGCTGAAGAGGATTCTACGCTACGTTCGCGGTACCAGCTCGATGGGCCTACACCTCTGCGGCAGTCGCAACCTCTCCATCACGGCGTACTCCGACGCCGATTGGGCGGGCTGCCCGGACACCAGGCGATCTACTTCAGGGTTTTGCGTCTTCCTGGGTGATGCGCTCGTGTCATGGTCTTCCAAGCGCTAG